A stretch of Porites lutea chromosome 5, jaPorLute2.1, whole genome shotgun sequence DNA encodes these proteins:
- the LOC140938003 gene encoding uncharacterized protein, whose product MQVVNSTVKKGDNVSLECSAQGYPLHIEWKFQKDDEDFVQRCITGSDGKHIFHRSGIYDPYALNITDVQYTDLGSYYCCLSSNCSSNIQDNCQHFVLRDSVEPHLTPPDDKKRCNGNSSSSLLSWMIIAVSVEGVLLVAATAAIVMLVIKQRHVKATKEGTAYKSASDNFWVKMKFSVISVRIGKVRF is encoded by the exons ATGCAAGTTGTTAACTCAACAGTTAAAAAAGGGGACAATGTTTCACTCGAGTGTTCGGCCCAAGGGTATCCTCTCCACATCGAATGGAAGTTTCAGAAGGATGACGAGGACTTCGTACAGCGTTGCATAA ctggATCTGATGGAAAGCACATTTTCCATCGCAGCGGAATTTACGACCCTTACGCGCTGAATATAACAGACGTGCAGTACACAGATCTTGGATCTTACTACTGTTGCCTTTCCTCTAACTGCTCGAGCAATATCCAAGATAACTGCCAACATTTTGTTCTTCGAG ATTCGGTAGAACCACATTTAACTCCACCTGATGATAAGAAAAGATGCAACGGAAATTCGTCTTCGTCTTTATTATCGTGGATGATTATAGCGGTATCAGTAGAAGGGGTGTTGCTTGTCGCGGCAACCGCCGCCATTGTAATGTTGGTGATAAAACAGCGGCATGTGAAGGCGACTAAAGAAGGTACTGCATATAAAAGTGCAAGTGATAACTTCTGGGTGAAAATGAAGTTCTCAGTGATTTCTGTGAGGATAGGAAAGGTCCGGTTTTAA